Proteins encoded within one genomic window of Alteribacter populi:
- the yjcZ gene encoding sporulation protein YjcZ: protein MSHSTFGAGASTILVLFILLVIVGCACDFGGRVRGVGYGACGY from the coding sequence ATGAGTCATTCAACTTTCGGTGCCGGTGCTTCTACTATTCTCGTATTATTTATTTTGCTTGTAATTGTAGGATGTGCCTGTGACTTCGGTGGTCGAGTTCGTGGTGTTGGATACGGCGCATGTGGCTATTAA
- a CDS encoding DUF2935 domain-containing protein produces MYEQSAHFEHTFWLQVMGDHARFIIDSLPISEENDIGIAKEFKERYDDLLERLETTTDYRAFTKQAERLTDQFREYKLSIIRRHLEGEIRINLPPTFINHMVNELEEYQLVMTYLAKGETPPIFHELHHHLVWLLDAAGHASAITGSLDMTEKQMQEKGDKFVGKFEDFYIKAVEMEGFLRANIDSFPALKKMNKDVRLEIELFKGFLHEIEELELNDELLSTFSPLMADHMAREECYYLMKVAQAASMDQPDCDPASPRIQGDM; encoded by the coding sequence ATGTACGAACAATCGGCTCATTTTGAACATACGTTTTGGCTTCAAGTAATGGGAGACCACGCAAGGTTTATAATCGATTCATTGCCTATAAGTGAGGAGAACGATATTGGAATTGCTAAAGAGTTTAAGGAACGCTATGACGATCTTTTAGAAAGGCTAGAAACAACGACAGATTACCGGGCATTTACAAAACAAGCAGAGCGGCTAACAGACCAGTTTCGCGAATACAAGCTTTCGATAATTAGACGACATTTAGAAGGAGAAATCAGAATTAACCTTCCACCGACGTTTATCAATCATATGGTGAACGAACTTGAAGAGTATCAATTGGTTATGACTTACTTGGCAAAGGGTGAAACACCCCCTATCTTTCATGAGCTTCATCACCACCTCGTTTGGCTGTTAGATGCAGCTGGTCACGCATCTGCGATCACAGGAAGCTTGGACATGACAGAAAAACAGATGCAGGAAAAAGGAGATAAGTTTGTCGGTAAATTTGAAGACTTTTATATAAAAGCTGTCGAGATGGAAGGATTCTTGCGGGCAAATATTGACTCTTTTCCAGCGTTAAAAAAGATGAACAAAGATGTTCGCCTTGAAATTGAATTATTTAAAGGATTCCTTCATGAGATTGAAGAGCTAGAATTAAATGATGAATTGCTTAGTACGTTTTCTCCCTTAATGGCTGACCATATGGCCAGAGAAGAATGTTATTACTTAATGAAAGTAGCCCAAGCAGCGAGTATGGACCAGCCCGATTGCGATCCGGCATCACCGAGAATTCAGGGTGATATGTAA
- a CDS encoding RAxF-45 family protein — translation MHVQLRTFLYLCRAIFGVAVFNGTSVSFFRRTV, via the coding sequence ATGCATGTGCAATTACGTACGTTTTTATATCTTTGTCGTGCAATTTTTGGTGTTGCAGTCTTCAACGGGACAAGTGTGTCCTTTTTTAGAAGAACTGTATAG
- a CDS encoding glycerate kinase — MKILIAPDSFKGSLSSVIAANTIEKAIIEALPSADTSTFPMADGGEGTVDAILLSTSGQRIVRMVRDPLDRPIEAGFGWLPDEKTAIIETAAASGLPLLTTHEQNPLHATTYGTGQLLKEALDLGAETIILGLGGSATVDAGVGLFQALGLNVFDENDVLIDRVGGSLQQIHRIDTSALDPRLQRVNVIVASDVTNPLLGPNGAISIFGPQKGVTPDMISPLESGMDHFSSVVIQHTNRNEINTPGSGAAGGIGFLLHSLLNVTFRPGLDLVVELTGLKKLLPAMDLIITGEGKVDGQSLFGKVPVGLGKLAKEYGIPVVAFAGSIGEGIEQLEREGVSVVHPIVTGPMPLEQAMANGEDLLFDATVRLIKTIQL; from the coding sequence ATGAAAATACTAATTGCACCTGATTCATTTAAAGGGTCCTTATCAAGTGTCATAGCTGCAAATACAATTGAAAAAGCCATTATAGAGGCGCTACCTTCCGCCGATACTTCTACTTTCCCGATGGCAGATGGGGGAGAAGGAACAGTCGACGCGATCCTTCTGAGTACAAGTGGCCAGCGAATAGTGCGGATGGTAAGAGACCCCCTTGATCGTCCTATTGAAGCTGGCTTCGGCTGGTTACCAGATGAAAAAACAGCCATCATTGAAACTGCTGCCGCTTCAGGATTACCACTTCTCACGACCCATGAGCAAAACCCCTTACATGCAACTACATATGGAACCGGTCAATTGCTGAAAGAAGCTCTCGACTTAGGTGCTGAAACTATTATTTTAGGTCTTGGAGGAAGTGCTACTGTGGATGCTGGTGTCGGCTTGTTTCAAGCATTGGGACTAAACGTGTTTGACGAAAACGATGTACTTATCGATAGAGTAGGGGGATCTCTTCAACAAATTCACCGTATCGATACTTCTGCATTAGACCCTCGTTTGCAAAGGGTCAATGTCATTGTTGCTTCTGATGTCACCAATCCATTGCTCGGACCGAATGGTGCAATTTCTATATTCGGACCGCAAAAAGGTGTCACACCAGACATGATTTCTCCTTTAGAATCGGGCATGGATCACTTTTCTTCTGTCGTTATCCAACATACAAACCGAAATGAAATCAACACGCCTGGGAGCGGAGCCGCGGGCGGGATTGGATTTCTACTTCATTCATTACTAAACGTCACGTTTCGTCCCGGACTAGACCTTGTTGTTGAATTGACTGGCTTAAAAAAACTCCTTCCCGCTATGGATTTGATTATTACCGGAGAAGGGAAAGTGGATGGTCAGTCATTATTTGGAAAAGTTCCTGTTGGTTTAGGAAAATTAGCGAAAGAATACGGCATTCCCGTGGTGGCTTTTGCAGGCTCCATTGGTGAAGGGATTGAACAGCTGGAACGAGAAGGGGTGTCGGTCGTCCACCCGATCGTCACAGGTCCGATGCCATTAGAGCAAGCCATGGCAAACGGTGAAGATTTATTATTTGATGCGACGGTCCGACTAATAAAGACGATACAACTTTAG
- a CDS encoding CpaF family protein, whose product MSIEEAIKRKLYSGEEEDNNSYSGMSHQDERVEELKRTVREHNMKESSRNKQLLLQKQVLNSAIWHYLEKESETQFRDLLLTNEEKRFIGEEIRQQMVGFGIIDPLVKQSNITEIMINGTEQVFIEKSGKLQLAYDDDGDPLKFGSEDELMNLIEKIVSPINRKVDESDPIVDARLPDGSRVNIVIRPVSLEGPIVTIRKFPENPYPMEKLIEFGALDKEIADFLNDLVHAKYNVVISGGTGSGKTTFLNALSMFIPGGERIITVEDSAELKLTQIANLVRLETRPANIEGKGDIPMRDLVRTALRMRPDRIVVGEVRGGEALDMLQAMNTGHDGSLTTGHANSAVDMLSRLETMVLMSGLELPIPAIRRQISSAIELIVHLGRLRDGSRKVLQITEVRNLKDGEIETVDLFNWKMNADQSTKEKLVGRLEATGNQIMQTGKWEAAGLHPPKIRNISLMEGLQ is encoded by the coding sequence ATGAGCATCGAGGAAGCAATAAAGAGAAAGCTTTATTCAGGAGAAGAAGAGGATAACAATTCCTATTCGGGAATGAGCCACCAAGATGAACGAGTTGAAGAATTAAAGAGGACTGTTCGCGAGCACAACATGAAAGAAAGTAGCCGCAACAAGCAGCTTCTCTTGCAGAAGCAAGTCCTCAATTCAGCTATATGGCATTATCTAGAGAAAGAGTCCGAAACCCAATTTCGCGACTTGTTATTAACTAACGAAGAGAAACGCTTTATTGGGGAAGAAATTCGCCAGCAAATGGTAGGGTTTGGCATTATCGATCCATTAGTCAAACAATCTAATATTACAGAAATCATGATCAATGGTACTGAACAGGTCTTCATTGAAAAAAGTGGGAAATTACAATTAGCTTATGATGATGATGGTGATCCACTTAAGTTTGGCTCTGAAGACGAGCTGATGAACCTTATCGAAAAAATTGTATCTCCTATCAACCGAAAAGTAGATGAAAGTGACCCAATCGTTGATGCAAGGCTACCAGATGGATCGCGTGTAAATATTGTCATACGCCCTGTATCGTTAGAAGGTCCCATCGTTACTATACGTAAATTCCCGGAAAACCCGTATCCAATGGAAAAGCTCATCGAATTTGGAGCTTTGGATAAAGAAATTGCGGATTTCTTAAATGACCTTGTTCATGCAAAGTACAATGTTGTTATTTCCGGCGGTACAGGTTCTGGTAAAACAACTTTTCTAAACGCATTAAGTATGTTTATTCCTGGGGGAGAGCGAATCATAACGGTTGAGGACTCAGCTGAATTAAAGCTGACACAAATCGCTAACCTTGTACGATTGGAAACTCGTCCTGCTAATATTGAAGGTAAAGGTGACATTCCAATGCGAGATCTTGTCCGAACGGCTCTTCGAATGCGTCCTGATCGAATAGTTGTAGGTGAGGTACGAGGCGGGGAAGCACTGGATATGCTTCAGGCGATGAACACGGGTCATGATGGCTCTTTAACAACCGGACACGCCAACTCGGCAGTGGACATGCTCTCTCGACTTGAAACAATGGTGTTAATGTCAGGCCTTGAACTTCCTATTCCGGCTATTCGCAGGCAAATCTCTTCCGCAATAGAGCTAATCGTCCATCTTGGTAGATTACGAGATGGATCGAGAAAAGTGCTTCAAATTACTGAAGTACGGAACCTTAAAGACGGGGAAATCGAAACCGTGGATTTATTTAACTGGAAAATGAATGCTGATCAAAGTACAAAAGAGAAGCTTGTTGGCCGATTGGAGGCTACAGGAAATCAGATAATGCAGACTGGAAAGTGGGAGGCGGCAGGTCTTCATCCCCCTAAAATAAGAAATATTTCTTTGATGGAGGGATTACAATGA
- a CDS encoding type II secretion system F family protein, with the protein MTGTWTLFGFIAATFILLTAFVDLIALLTKRRLPLKKGIVKKWKKQGISAKEEVSTTKYKKRELSFSEMIITVFLGLALFFIGLVFFRSFLFSLLFSLLAFFYPRIKRRSAIEKRKKIFLTQFRDAMNSISNSLRAGSSLQVSLKRCESDLRKELITQKDKPVLEEFVKINHDIEFGMSVDQALRQFKEHMQLEDVDQFVDAILITRAKGGNLTQVTRNTAERISDKITIQQEIQLGTSQKRMEAKILTIFPVVMVLILMLTNPTYMQPMYDSFLGTFFLFLAAVLLVANYFIGKKVTNIDL; encoded by the coding sequence ATGACCGGTACTTGGACACTGTTCGGCTTTATAGCTGCGACATTTATTCTTCTTACCGCGTTTGTTGATCTCATTGCATTACTTACAAAAAGGCGCTTGCCGTTAAAAAAAGGGATCGTTAAAAAGTGGAAAAAACAAGGGATCTCAGCTAAAGAAGAGGTTAGTACAACTAAATATAAGAAACGAGAACTAAGTTTTTCAGAAATGATAATTACCGTATTTTTAGGCTTAGCTTTATTTTTTATTGGTCTCGTATTTTTTAGAAGTTTCTTGTTTTCACTATTGTTCTCGCTACTAGCCTTTTTTTATCCGCGTATAAAACGAAGGTCAGCAATCGAAAAAAGAAAGAAAATCTTTTTAACTCAATTTCGGGACGCAATGAATTCGATATCGAATTCATTAAGAGCGGGATCCTCTCTCCAAGTATCACTAAAACGGTGCGAAAGTGATTTGAGAAAAGAACTAATTACTCAAAAGGATAAACCAGTATTAGAAGAATTTGTGAAAATAAACCACGATATCGAGTTCGGGATGTCTGTAGATCAAGCCTTACGTCAATTTAAAGAACACATGCAATTAGAAGATGTCGACCAGTTTGTCGATGCAATTCTCATCACCCGTGCAAAGGGAGGAAATTTAACACAAGTCACCCGGAATACAGCTGAAAGAATTTCAGATAAAATAACCATTCAACAGGAAATTCAGCTGGGAACCTCCCAAAAAAGAATGGAAGCAAAAATATTAACGATTTTCCCAGTCGTCATGGTGCTGATCTTAATGCTTACAAATCCGACGTATATGCAGCCAATGTATGATTCATTTCTCGGAACCTTCTTCCTGTTTTTGGCAGCAGTATTGCTTGTAGCAAACTACTTTATCGGAAAAAAAGTGACAAATATTGATTTATAG
- a CDS encoding NUDIX hydrolase: MIKYTLCYLEQNEKLLMLNRQSTPLMGLWHGVGGKIEYNETPDNSVRREILEETGLVVPDVQFRGKVTWTIDNLLSGGMYLFYSNISTTSALETPLQMQEGILDWKEIDWVLDPENQGVPPHTRYFLPTLLAKGLPYHHHISFHNQQITNYERNLLNNTSVKKGQLVTQSNL, translated from the coding sequence GTGATTAAGTACACTCTTTGTTATCTCGAACAAAATGAAAAGTTACTCATGCTCAACAGGCAGTCTACGCCGCTTATGGGCCTGTGGCATGGTGTTGGAGGAAAAATTGAATATAATGAAACGCCTGACAATTCGGTACGAAGAGAAATCCTCGAAGAAACAGGGTTAGTCGTACCAGACGTCCAATTCAGAGGAAAAGTAACCTGGACCATTGATAACCTCTTATCAGGTGGCATGTATCTTTTTTACAGCAACATTTCAACTACATCCGCTTTGGAAACACCTCTCCAAATGCAGGAAGGAATCCTCGATTGGAAAGAAATAGACTGGGTCCTCGACCCTGAAAACCAGGGAGTTCCACCACACACAAGATACTTCCTCCCAACGCTATTGGCAAAAGGACTGCCCTATCACCATCACATAAGCTTTCATAATCAACAAATCACCAACTATGAACGAAACTTACTTAACAATACGTCTGTGAAAAAAGGTCAGCTAGTTACTCAATCTAATTTATGA
- a CDS encoding DUF192 domain-containing protein produces MLINNETGQTIVLEVKIADTKLSRTLGLMGKSEFHRKVLVIKNCSQVHTFFMRFPIDILFVSEKGVVIHKVIGLKPWRVTKKVNHSSYVIEATSGSFTSQINVGDKVSFQKSEEKTW; encoded by the coding sequence ATGCTGATCAATAATGAAACAGGTCAAACAATAGTCCTGGAGGTCAAAATTGCCGATACCAAACTTTCTAGAACGTTGGGCTTGATGGGGAAGAGCGAGTTTCATAGAAAAGTGTTGGTTATTAAAAATTGCAGTCAAGTTCACACCTTTTTTATGCGCTTTCCGATCGATATTCTCTTTGTAAGTGAGAAGGGTGTAGTAATTCACAAGGTCATTGGGTTAAAGCCTTGGAGGGTGACTAAAAAAGTAAATCACTCAAGTTATGTGATAGAGGCGACTTCAGGTAGCTTTACGTCACAAATCAATGTAGGTGACAAGGTCTCATTTCAAAAATCGGAGGAGAAAACATGGTAG
- a CDS encoding AAA family ATPase has protein sequence MSTEIASKDQTQERIRILACGLDDSFSHSLKSYVVQHLEFIDYDKKFDSLVELQAFLATEHAEIAFVHISMFQDLEEEQKALSETSLAKLMIITDKLEPFKKIPTLMEPFTELVYQHTPVRIITERMLTFETKKNLRLYTQAHPETKTKGQKKTVLVYSAKGGVGKTTIAINIACQLAKKDKKVLLVDFATFGNVSVSLSLPTSVRGMAEAIGVLEQPAREESELIQYLQQSIYTMQFQGKKLDVLGAASAMKMTSLDLEKTDELLLSVQSLGYDVVILDTSSDLSEKNVSLMSAATDILFVSTTDIAASSSLLSTIELVDTLNRPLQNRHLIINHYNDTLGFPINELESILSMDVSVVIPDKYEQIQGYTNRGVLLAEKPNLKLNKYYRQASHLIDPVFTDKELGKKKKLFFKKGGGRK, from the coding sequence ATGAGTACAGAGATTGCTTCAAAAGATCAAACCCAAGAACGTATTAGGATATTAGCTTGTGGTCTTGATGATTCCTTTTCCCACTCCTTGAAAAGCTATGTCGTTCAGCACTTGGAATTCATTGATTATGATAAGAAGTTTGATAGTTTAGTTGAATTACAAGCATTTTTAGCTACTGAACATGCGGAAATTGCTTTTGTACATATCTCTATGTTTCAAGACCTAGAGGAAGAGCAAAAGGCACTTTCAGAAACATCCCTAGCTAAGCTTATGATAATAACAGACAAGCTGGAACCTTTTAAGAAAATCCCTACATTGATGGAGCCTTTTACAGAGCTTGTTTATCAGCACACACCTGTACGTATTATCACTGAAAGAATGCTGACTTTTGAAACGAAGAAGAATTTAAGGCTTTATACACAGGCTCATCCTGAAACAAAGACAAAAGGCCAGAAGAAAACTGTTCTCGTTTATTCGGCAAAGGGCGGTGTTGGAAAAACGACGATTGCGATCAATATTGCTTGTCAGTTAGCCAAAAAGGATAAGAAAGTTCTTTTAGTAGATTTCGCTACATTCGGGAATGTCTCTGTCTCTCTGAGCTTACCAACAAGTGTCAGAGGGATGGCAGAAGCAATTGGTGTGTTAGAACAACCAGCAAGAGAAGAGTCTGAATTAATACAGTACCTCCAACAATCAATCTATACGATGCAATTTCAAGGGAAAAAACTCGATGTACTTGGAGCTGCTTCGGCAATGAAAATGACAAGCTTGGATTTGGAAAAAACAGATGAACTGTTATTATCTGTTCAAAGTCTAGGGTATGATGTCGTCATTTTGGACACGTCTTCCGATTTATCCGAGAAAAATGTTTCCTTGATGAGTGCAGCTACAGATATTTTATTTGTGAGCACAACAGATATTGCTGCTAGCTCATCGTTACTATCAACTATTGAATTAGTAGATACACTGAACCGCCCATTACAGAATCGTCATTTAATAATTAATCATTATAACGACACACTTGGTTTTCCGATAAATGAATTAGAATCGATCCTTTCGATGGATGTTTCCGTTGTTATTCCGGATAAATATGAACAAATTCAAGGCTATACGAACCGCGGTGTGTTACTTGCAGAAAAACCGAATTTAAAGCTAAACAAGTATTATCGTCAGGCCTCCCACCTTATTGATCCTGTTTTTACGGATAAAGAACTCGGAAAGAAGAAAAAGTTGTTCTTTAAAAAAGGTGGTGGGCGTAAATGA
- a CDS encoding nucleoside hydrolase, which produces MNCKERPSAKRSTKKILIFCDPGIDDAVALLYAHIHPEIDIVGIVASYGNTTRENAIRNVIYLHELFDMKHVPIFSGADGPFTGKEVVEHIEIHGVYGLGKMNIPAMIDVEPFENFFDVIDVIKRYKNELTILTTGRLTSLATLYVFYPRLMKLSVKEVVSMSGAFFVPGNITPLAEANVYEDPIAANLVISLVPKITMIPLNVTNELLVPMEIVHDIAFTNGFGIFEALLEYYYAFYQASTEDELIGTPIHDVVAASALVNPHFFEYKSYRVYVESMNSETAGTTFPDIRRLAELPPAPEHLVAVDVDNDAFLEDFIRILTLNKNVNM; this is translated from the coding sequence GTGAATTGTAAAGAAAGGCCTTCGGCTAAACGGAGTACTAAAAAAATCCTCATTTTTTGTGATCCGGGCATTGATGATGCTGTAGCCCTCTTATATGCTCACATACACCCTGAAATTGACATTGTCGGTATTGTAGCCTCTTACGGAAACACGACGAGGGAAAATGCGATTCGAAATGTCATCTATCTTCATGAACTGTTTGACATGAAGCATGTGCCGATTTTCTCAGGAGCAGATGGTCCTTTTACAGGAAAGGAAGTCGTTGAACACATTGAGATTCACGGTGTATATGGTCTGGGGAAAATGAATATCCCAGCAATGATAGATGTTGAGCCTTTTGAAAATTTTTTTGACGTGATTGATGTAATAAAAAGATATAAAAATGAACTTACAATACTTACGACAGGTAGACTCACGTCACTAGCAACACTGTATGTTTTTTATCCTAGGCTAATGAAATTGAGTGTTAAAGAAGTTGTCTCAATGAGTGGAGCTTTTTTTGTACCTGGAAATATCACTCCGTTAGCTGAAGCAAACGTTTATGAAGACCCGATCGCTGCGAATTTAGTTATTTCTCTCGTACCGAAAATAACGATGATTCCATTAAATGTAACAAATGAACTATTAGTTCCTATGGAAATCGTCCATGACATTGCCTTTACAAATGGATTTGGGATCTTTGAAGCATTATTAGAATATTACTATGCTTTTTATCAAGCCTCGACAGAAGATGAATTAATAGGTACCCCCATACATGACGTCGTTGCAGCTAGCGCCCTCGTCAATCCACACTTTTTTGAATATAAAAGTTATCGTGTTTATGTGGAATCAATGAATTCAGAAACAGCAGGGACCACATTTCCAGACATCCGCCGCCTAGCAGAACTACCACCAGCACCCGAGCACCTCGTAGCCGTCGACGTAGACAACGACGCCTTCCTCGAAGACTTTATCCGAATTTTAACGCTAAACAAAAATGTAAATATGTAA
- the cpaB gene encoding Flp pilus assembly protein CpaB, whose translation MVGKVSWRIILILFSAIMIAFFTYQYLNSLKDTTTVFIFSKDIPVRGEITAEHIEEIEVELQAALLLAQENIQSPDEVIGGIALREIDQGEIVRLDERSMVFPEDRQMYMEASGELDLSAFVPKEKRLVTVALQPESAVDNSLKANDWVDVIYTWTDPVSSEFVYTDTILQQIEVFNVEKLNIESDLGKEGIVQHVTLLVTPQEAINLTHAKRNGAIDLALNPWNGEQEEVERINNNQ comes from the coding sequence ATGGTTGGAAAGGTTAGCTGGCGAATCATCTTAATTTTATTTAGTGCTATAATGATCGCATTTTTTACTTATCAATATTTAAATAGTTTAAAAGATACGACTACGGTCTTTATATTCTCTAAAGATATTCCAGTTAGAGGAGAAATAACTGCTGAACATATTGAGGAAATAGAAGTCGAGCTGCAAGCTGCTCTGTTATTAGCACAAGAAAATATTCAGTCTCCTGATGAAGTTATAGGTGGAATAGCGCTTCGTGAAATTGACCAAGGTGAAATTGTCAGATTAGACGAGAGGTCAATGGTCTTTCCAGAAGATCGTCAAATGTATATGGAAGCTTCAGGGGAATTGGATTTATCAGCCTTTGTTCCGAAAGAAAAAAGGCTGGTAACAGTAGCGTTACAACCTGAATCGGCGGTAGATAACTCGCTTAAAGCGAACGATTGGGTCGATGTTATTTATACCTGGACTGACCCAGTTAGTTCGGAATTTGTTTATACAGATACCATCCTTCAGCAAATTGAAGTTTTCAATGTCGAGAAATTAAATATTGAATCGGACTTAGGGAAAGAAGGAATAGTACAACACGTAACATTACTTGTAACGCCTCAGGAAGCGATAAATTTAACGCATGCTAAGCGGAATGGAGCTATTGATTTAGCTTTAAATCCTTGGAATGGGGAGCAAGAAGAGGTAGAGCGTATTAATAACAATCAATAA
- the abc-f gene encoding ribosomal protection-like ABC-F family protein has product MVICQLHVIKKTYIGSEILSGISCTLKYGEKVALVGRNGSGKTTILKIIAGEEKADNGEVHIKKGSKVGYLSQIPSVEDNKSVRDVLLGAFSQTLHIAEKMRAFEDLMISTTVSKQQLEEYGKLQEQYERFGGYEIDSHVDGVAKGLGVYPFLDSPFISLSGGEKTKVALGVLLLTKPDLLLLDEPTNHLDLDSCEWLERFIQEYEGSVLIVSHDRFFLDEVATKVLDLEAGECHCYEGNYSAFSIAKEKVLLKEFQQYQEQQKKVKKMKEAIKRLREWANQANPPNEGLHKRARNMERALERMEIRKKPVLEGKKMGLQLDHGDRSGKDVLRMVGVSKSFQQTKIMANASLHLRYQDRTAIVGKNGAGKSTLLKLVTEEIMPDGGEIYLGSNVKIGYLSQQEPVQDSNKTILDVFREQARITEGQARHELARFMFYGADVFRSVKNLSGGERMRLRLAQFMHQEINLLILDEPTNHLDIDSREVLEDVLERFSGTILAVSHDRYFLNKLFDKTYWIEEGTLSFFPGSYHWAKQKKAERYAEEHVQVEQAPFKQKQRGVVNPGISCSRLEGEIQVLETELENLENHLGNEKDLDQLQKLYNKKQRLEERREKKYEELLHLEDF; this is encoded by the coding sequence ATGGTGATTTGTCAACTTCATGTAATCAAGAAAACATATATAGGTTCAGAAATTTTAAGTGGTATATCTTGTACACTCAAGTACGGTGAAAAAGTTGCTCTAGTAGGACGAAATGGATCAGGAAAAACAACGATATTAAAAATAATCGCAGGGGAAGAAAAGGCTGATAATGGTGAAGTCCACATAAAAAAAGGGAGCAAAGTGGGTTATTTAAGTCAAATTCCCTCTGTAGAGGATAATAAGTCAGTAAGAGATGTTCTGTTGGGGGCTTTTTCTCAAACGCTTCACATAGCAGAAAAAATGCGAGCATTTGAAGATTTGATGATAAGCACTACGGTTAGCAAGCAACAGCTTGAGGAGTATGGTAAATTACAAGAGCAATATGAGCGGTTTGGTGGTTATGAAATCGATTCTCATGTTGACGGTGTTGCGAAAGGGCTGGGTGTTTATCCTTTTCTCGATTCACCTTTTATATCTTTGAGTGGCGGTGAGAAAACAAAAGTGGCTCTTGGTGTGCTTTTGCTAACAAAACCGGATTTACTCCTATTAGATGAACCGACGAATCACTTAGATTTAGATTCGTGTGAGTGGTTGGAACGGTTCATCCAGGAATATGAAGGAAGTGTGCTCATCGTTTCGCATGACCGGTTCTTTTTAGATGAAGTCGCTACCAAAGTTCTTGATTTAGAAGCAGGAGAATGTCATTGCTACGAAGGAAACTATTCAGCTTTTTCTATCGCAAAAGAAAAAGTGCTCCTTAAAGAATTCCAGCAATATCAAGAGCAACAGAAAAAGGTCAAAAAAATGAAAGAAGCGATCAAGCGACTTCGGGAATGGGCAAATCAGGCTAACCCTCCAAATGAAGGGCTCCATAAACGAGCACGAAACATGGAGAGGGCTTTGGAACGGATGGAAATAAGAAAAAAGCCTGTTTTGGAAGGAAAGAAAATGGGACTTCAGCTCGATCATGGCGATCGTAGTGGAAAAGATGTGTTGAGAATGGTAGGAGTATCTAAATCCTTTCAGCAAACAAAAATCATGGCCAATGCTTCTTTGCACTTGCGTTATCAGGATCGAACCGCCATTGTCGGTAAAAATGGGGCAGGAAAATCAACGTTGTTAAAGCTTGTAACAGAAGAAATCATGCCGGATGGAGGCGAGATTTACTTAGGATCTAATGTAAAAATCGGGTACCTCTCACAGCAAGAACCTGTGCAAGACAGCAACAAAACAATTCTTGACGTGTTTAGAGAACAAGCAAGGATAACAGAAGGGCAAGCAAGACATGAGCTGGCGAGATTTATGTTTTATGGAGCGGATGTTTTTCGTTCTGTTAAAAATCTAAGCGGCGGTGAACGCATGCGGCTGCGACTCGCACAATTTATGCATCAAGAGATTAACCTTCTGATTTTGGACGAACCGACGAACCATCTCGATATTGACTCTCGTGAAGTGTTGGAAGATGTGTTAGAACGTTTTTCCGGAACCATTTTAGCTGTTTCTCATGACCGTTATTTCTTAAATAAACTTTTTGATAAAACATATTGGATCGAAGAGGGGACACTGTCGTTTTTCCCTGGGTCCTATCATTGGGCGAAACAGAAAAAAGCAGAGCGTTACGCGGAAGAACATGTACAAGTGGAACAGGCACCATTTAAGCAAAAGCAGCGCGGTGTTGTAAACCCTGGTATAAGTTGTTCTCGTCTCGAAGGTGAAATTCAAGTCCTGGAAACTGAGCTTGAAAACCTCGAAAATCACCTGGGAAATGAAAAAGATTTGGATCAACTTCAGAAACTGTATAATAAAAAACAACGATTGGAAGAAAGACGAGAAAAGAAATATGAGGAATTACTTCATTTAGAGGACTTTTGA